From the genome of Clavibacter nebraskensis NCPPB 2581:
GTGCTCTGGGGCGGGCCGGCCGGGCTCGTCGACTACGGCGTCACCGGCAGCGCGCTCTGGGTCGCCGTCTCGCACGTCCTCGCGCACGCGCTCGCCAAGGCCGCGCGCGACGCCCGGCAGTTCCACCGCGCCGAGCGCGAGGCGGCGGACTGGCAGGCCGCGCAGGAGGCGCACCTCTACGAGCGGCAGTTCCGGCTCCGCCAGACGAGCCGCATGGCGGTCCCCATGCTCCGGCGCATCGTGGAGACGGGCGGCGACCTCTCCCCGGAGGAGCGGCAGGAGTGCCTCTACCTCGAGGGCGCGATCCGCGACGAGATCCGCGGGCGCACGCTCCTCAACGACGCCGTCCGCGAGCAGGTCATGCTCGCCCGCCGGCGCGGGACGGTCGTCACGCTCCTCGACGAGGGCGGCATCGACGACCTCGACGACGCCACGCGCGACGTCGTGCTCGACCGGTTGGCCGCGGCTGTGCGGGACACGCGGGCGGACAAGATCATCGCCCGGACGGTGCCCGAGGGATCCGACACGGCGATCACCGTCGTCGGCCTCAGCGTGGCGGGCGACGGCAGCGCGAGCCTCCTGGGCAGCGACGACCTGGACGACGAGGTCGACCTGTGGCTGGAGATCCCGCGCCCGCGCGCGTGAGGCGCCGCCGGCGGTGATGCTGAGAGGCGCGGGGGCCGGTGCCTGCACCGACCGCCCCCGCGCCTCTCCGGTCATCCCGACGACCCGAGCATCGGGATGATCCGCCCCCTGGCGTCGTCTGCTCACCACAGATCGACGACGCCGTGTTGACTGACCCGCGATGCGGGTCCCCCAGCACGACGAGTCTCACGGAACGAGAGGGACGCGCCAAGTCGTCATTTGCGAGGACACGGCCGGGGACGGGCGCGCCCGCGGATGCCGCCGAGCGGGTCAGCCGGAGAAGCCGCGCCACCGACCGGGACCTGGCACGAGCGTGCCGCGGACGCCGCGCTGCGAGCGCTGCCACGCGTCCGGGGCGCGGCGTGCGGGCTGCTCGGCGGCGGGCTGCGCCGCCAGCGCCGCGATGACCGCCGTGGCGGCGGCGAGCTCCTCCTCGGTGGGGGAGCCGCCGACGACGCGGAAGCCGCCGAGCGCGGCGTCCGCCGATCCGCGGGCGTCGCTCACAGCGGGATGTTCCCGTGCTTCTTCGGCGGCAGGCTCGCGCGCTTGGTGCGCAGCGCCCGCAGGGCCTTGACGACCGACGCGCGCGTGGCGGCCGGCTGGATGACGTTGTCGAGCTCGCCGCGCTCCGCCGCGAGGAACGGGCTCGCGACGTTGTACGTGTACTCGTTCGCGAGCCGCGTGCGCACCGCCGCGACGTCCTCGCCGGCCTGCTCCGCGCCCTTGATCTCGCCCCGGTAGAGGATGTTGACGGCGCCCTGGCCGCCCATCACCGCGATCTCGGCCGTCGGCCACGCGAGGTTGATGTCGGCGCCCAGCTGCTTGGATCCCATGACGATGTAGGCGCCGCCGTACGCCTTGCGCGTGATGACCGTGACCAGCGGCACGGTCGCCTCGGCGTACGCGTAGAGCAGCTTCGCGCCGCGGCGGATGACGCCCGTCCACTCCTGCTCGGTGCCGGGCAGGTACCCGGGCACGTCCACGAGCGTGAGGATCGGGATGGAGAACGCGTCGCAGAACCGCACGAAGCGGCTGGCCTTCTCGCCCGCCTCGATGTTGAGCGTGCCGGCCATCGCGTTCGGCTGGTTGGCGACGATGCCGACCGAGCGGCCCTCGACGCGGGCGAACCCGACGATGATGTTCGGCGCGAACAGCGGCTGCGTCTCCAGGAACTCGCCGTCGTCGACGATGCGCTCGATGATCGTCCTCATGTCGTAGGGCTGGTTCGGGCTGTCCGGGATGACCGTGTCGAGCTCGTGGTCGCGCGCCGTCATCTCGAGGTCCACCGTCCGGGGGAACTCCGGCAGCTCGGCCAGGTTGTTGTCCGGCAGGAAGCCGAGCAGCGTGCGCGCGTAGTCCAGCGCGTCGTCCTCGTCGCTCGCGAGGTAGTGCGCGACGCCCGAGACCTTGTTGTGGGTGAGGGCGCCGCCGAGCTCCTCGAAGCCGACCTCCTCGCCCGTGACGGTCTTGATGACGTCGGGGCCGGTGACGAACATGTGGCTGGTCTTGTCGACCATGATCACGAAGTCGGTGAGCGCGGGGGAGTAGACGGCGCCGCCCGCGGCCGGGCCCATGATGAGGGAGATCTGCGGGATGACGCCCGACGCCCGGGTGTTGAGGCGGAAGATCTCGCCGTACTTCCCGAGCGCGACCACGCCCTCCTGGATACGCGCTCCGCCGGAGTCGAGGATGCCGATGATGGGGACGCCCGTCTTGATGGCGAGCTCCATGACCTTGATGATCTTCTCGCCCGCGACCTCGCCGAGGGATCCGCCGAAGATCGTGAAGTCCTGCGAGTACACCGCGACCTGGCGGCCGTTGATCGTGCCCGTGCCCGTGACGACGGAGTCGCCGTAGGGCCGCTTCGCGTCCATGCCGAACGCGTGGGTGCGGTGGCGGACGAACTCGTCGAGCTCGACGAACGACCCGTGGTCGAGCAGCTGGTGGATGCGCTCGCGGGCGGTCATCTTGCCGCGCGCGTGCTGCTTCTCGATGGCGGCCTCGCCGCTCGCGGTGACGGCCTCGTGGTAGCGCCTCTTCAGGTCGGCGAGCTTGCCTGCGGTCGTGTACATGTCCGGGGCGCCGGCGTCCGGGTCTGGCTCGTGTGCAGTCACCCGCCTCACTGTACCGGCGGGTACGTGCCCCGCTCTTGTGGACCACACACAGAAGACGGCGCGTCCGGGGTGCGGTGTCCTCCTGATCCGCTCGGTACGGTGACGGCATGGACCTCCCGCTCAGCCGCCTCGCCGCCCCGCGCCTCCTCGCCCTCGACCGGGTCGGATCCACCAACGACGAGCTCTCCCGGCGGGCGTCCGCGGATCCCGCCGGGTGGCCCGACGGGTCCGTCGTGCTCACCCTCGACCAAACGGCGGGACGCGGCCGTCGCGGCCGCGTCTGGGTGGCGCCGCCCGGCCGCACCCTCGCGGTGAGCGTGCTCTGCGTCCCCGGGCGCGCGGACCTCGACCCCGGGTGGCTGCCGCTCGTGGCCGGGCTCGCGCTCGTCGCGACCCTGCGCGACGTCGTGCCGGCGCCCGCCGAGGTGACGCTCAAGTGGCCGAACGACGTGCACGTGGACGGACGGAAGGTATCGGGGATCCTCGGCGAGCTGGTCGCGCCCGGCCGCATGCTGGTGGGCACGGGCCTCAACCTCACGCTCGAGGAGGCCGAGCTGCCGACGCCCACCTCGACGTCCCTGCGGCTGGCCGGCGTGCCGGATCCGGACGTGGATGCCGTCCTGGCCGCCTACCTCCGGGAGTTCCGCGCCCGCTACCTGGCCTGGGCGGAGGCCGACGGCGACGCGCGCGCCGCGGGGCTCGTCGACGATCTGACGCGCACGTGCGCCACCATCGGCCGCGACGTCCGCGTCGAGCTGCCGGGCGGCGGCGAGCTCCTCGGGCGGGCCACCGGGGTCGACGACGACGGGCGGCTCACGGTGGAGTCCGCCGGGGATCCGGCCGTGAGGTCTGTCGCCGCCGGGGACGTGACGCATCTGCGGTATCAATGAGGCATGGCGCACACGGGTGACACAGAGCGGTACGCACCCGGAGAGGGCGGGCGGGCGCTCCCCGTCCGTGGTAGCCGCCGGGCCCGCCGCAAGGCCGAGAAGGAGGAGCGCCGTCGCGTCGCCGAGGACGACGCCGGTCGCCTGACCTCGTCGCGCGACGTGGATCCGCGCCTCGGCCGACCCGTAGCGCCGCCCGCAGCGCCGACCACGCAGGTCGCGGCCGCGGATCCCGAGCGCGTCCTCGTCCGCCTCCGGCCGCACGGCCGCGCGCTGACCCTGCCGGTGCTGCTGCTCCTCGCGATCTGCCTCACGGGCGGGTACTTCGGCGGCTGGTTCCCGGAGCCGTGGGAGAACGCGCTGCTCCTCCTGTCACTCGCCGGCGTCGCGGTCTTCGTCACGCTGCTGCCCGTGCTGGTCTGGCTGAACCGCCGCTACACGGTCACGACCCGGCGCCTCATCGTCTCGCACGGGTTCTTCGTGCGCACTCGGCAGGAGCTGCTGCACTCGCGCGGGTACGACGTCACCCTCCGCCGCGGCCCCCTGCAGCACCTGCACCGCAGCGGCCACGTCACCATCAACGCCGGCCTCGAGTCGCCCGTCGTGCTCCGGGACGTGCCCTCCGCGGTGCTCGTCGTCCAGGCGCTGCAGGACCTCATGGAGGAGAACGCGAACGTGGTGGCCGCGCGGCGCCGCCAGGAGGAGTCGCGCCGTGGCCGGCCGGGCGACCCGTCCTGGCGGCCGCAGGACGAGGCCCGCTCCGTGTGGCCGGACGACACGCAGCCCTGTCAGCGCGGCTGACCGGTCCCGCGTCGGGGCACGGCCCCGCGTCGGCGGGAGCTAGGGGACCGCCACCCGGTCGGCGTCGTCGGTGCGCGCGGCCGCCTGCGGTGCGGCGTGGCGACGGGCGGGGGAGTAGACCCACTGGCGGTAGAGCACGAAGCGCACCGCGGATCCGAGCCCGAGGCCGATGACGTTGGCCGAGACGTTGTCCGCGAGCGGCGACGTGTACCCGAGCGCGTAGTGCGAGACGTACAGGCACGCGAGCCCGATGACCATGCCGAGGAGGCTCACCGCCAGGAACTCGAGCGCCTCGCGGCCGCGGCGGGTGGTGCGCTGCTTGCCGAAGGTCCAGCAGCGGTTGCCCACCCAGTTGACGGCGATGGCGACGACCGTCGAGGCGACCTTGGCGAGCAGCGGGCCGGCCTCGACGGCGTCGGGGTGGAGGACCGTGGCGCGCAGCAGGTTGAAGACCGCGAGGTCCACCAGGAAGCCCGCGCCGCCGACGACGCCGAACTGCGCGATCTGGACGCCGAGCGACGCGAGGGAGCGACGGGGGGACATGGGCGGGGTCCGTCCTGGATGGGGGAGGATGGCGGGTGGCGTGACGGACGATGATACCGGCTGGTCCCGCCCACCGACCGTCCCCAGGCCGCCCCGAGGCGCCTGCGGGCCCACGCACCTGCTCAGAGGAGGACACCATGACGCCCACCGTCGGAGTCGTCGGAGGCGGCCAGCTCGCCCGGATGATGATCGCGCCCGCCGTGGAGCTCGGCATCGAGATCCGCGTGCTCGCCGAGGCGGACGGCATGTCCGCCGGGCTCGCCGCCACGGCCGTCGGGGACTACCGCGACCTCGACGTCGTCCGCGCCTTCGCCCGCGACGTCGACGTGGTCACGTTCGACCACGAGCACGTGCCGCAGCACGTCCTCCGCGCGCTGGTCGCCGAGGGCGTCGCGGTGCACCCGGGACCGGACGCCCTGCTCGTCGCCCAGGACAAGCTGCTCATGCGCGAGCGCCTCGAGCAGCTGGGCGTCCCGGTGCCGATCTGGGCGCGCGTCGCCGACCGGCAGGCGCTCGCCGCGTTCCTCGCCGACAACGGCGGCGTCGCGGTCGTGAAGACGCCGCGCGGCGGCTACGACGGCAAGGGCGTGCGGGTGGTGCGCTCGGCCGACGAGGCCGACGACTGGTTCGCCGCGCTCGGCGCGGGCGACGCGCTGCTGGCCGAGGAGCTCGTCGACTACGCGCGCGAGCTCGCGCAGTCCGTCGCGCGCCGGCCCTCGGGCGACATCGCCGTGTGGCCCGTCGTCGAGTCGATCCAGCGCGACGGCGTGTGCGCGGAGGTCATCGCGCCGGCGCACGGCGCGAGCTCCCGCCTGCGTGAGGCGGCGGAGGAGATGGCGCGCGGGATCGCCGACGGGCTCGGGGTCACGGGCGTCCTCGCGGTCGAGCTGTTCGAGACCGTCGACGGGCGCCTCCTCGTCAACGAGCTGGCGATGCGCCCGCACAACACCGGCCACTGGTCGATGGACGGCGCGGTCACGGGCCAGTTCGAGCAGCACCTGCGTGCGGTGCTCGACCTGCCGCTCGGATCCACGCGCCCGCTCGCGCCGTGGTCGGTCATGATCAACGTGCTGGGCGGCCCGGAGTCCGGCACCGTCGCGGATCGCTACCCGCGTGCGCTCGCCGACCAGCCGGACGCGCGCTTCCACTTCTACGGCAAGGACCCGCGACCCGGCCGCAAGGTCGGGCACGTCACGGTGGTGGGCGACGACCTGGACGAGACGGCGTACCGGGCGCGCGCGGCCGCGGCGTTCTTCCGGGGCTGACCGCGCGCGGCCGGGCTGCGTGGCGCGGCGGTCCCGCAGGATCCGGCACCTAGCATGGAGCCCGTGAATCCCGACACCCCTGCACTCGTCGGCCTGGTCATGGGCTCCGACTCCGACTGGAACGTGATGGAGAAGGCGTCCCTCGCGCTCGACGCCCTCGGCATCGCCCACGAGGTCGAGGTGCTCTCCGCGCACCGCACGCCCGAGCGCATGATCGCCTACGGGAAGTCCGCGCGCGAGCGGGGGATCCGCGTCATCGTCGCGGGTGCAGGCGGCGCCGCCCACCTGCCGGGCATGATCGCATCCGTCACCACGCTGCCCGTCATCGGCGTGCCGGTGCCCCTCGCGACCCTGGACGGCATGGACTCCCTGCTGTCGATCGTGCAGATGCCCGCGGGCGTGCCCGTGGCCACCGTCTCCATCGGCGGCGCGGAGAACGCGGGGCTGCTCGCCGCGCGCATCCTCTCCACCTCGGACGACCGCATCGCGGACGCCCTCGCCCGCCACCGCGCCGAGCTCGCCGAGCTGGTGGAGCGGAAGAACGCCGCGCTGCAGCAGAAGGTCTCGTCGCGGACGTGAGCCTCACCCAGCCCATCCGGCACCCGGACACCCGGTCCCCGCGCATCATGACCACCCGGGCCTGGTGGCTCGTGATGCTGAACGTCCTCATCCCCGGGAGCGCCCAGGTCCTCGCCGGGAACCGCCGCCTCGGCCGCATCGGCCTCGCATCCACGCTCGCCGTGTGGGCGCTGGCCGTGGTCGTCGGCGGGCTCGCGCTGTTCGCCCGCGGCCCGCTCATCCAGATCGTGTCGCAGGAGTGGGTGCTCCTCGCCGCGCAGGTGCTGCTGGCGGCCTACGCCGTGGTGTGGGTCGTGCTCGCGCTCGACACGCTGCGGCTCGCGCGGATCATCCGGGCCGCACCCGGCGCGCGTCCGATCATCGCGGCGCTGTCGGTGCTGCTCATGGTCGGCACGGCCGGATCCGCGGGGTACGCCGCGTACCTCGTCGGCGTCGGACGCGGGGCCCTCGGCGGGATCTTCGGCGACTACGCCACCGAGGCCCCGGTCGACGGCCGGTACAACATCATGCTGCTGGGCGGCGACGCGGGCAGCGACCGGGCCGGACTGCGCCCGGACAGCATCACCGTGGTCAGCATCGACGCCGACACCGGGCGCGCGACCATGGTGGGCCTCCCGCGCGACATGGAGAAGGTCCCGTTCTCCGACGGCTCGCCCCTGAAGGAGCGCTACCCGAACGGCTACCAGCGCTGCGACGTCGACGCCTGCATGCTCAACTCGATCTACACGGAGGTCGAGGTCTACAAGCAGGACCTCTACCCCGATGCGAAGGGGAAGGGGAGCCTCCCCGGCATCGAGGCGATGCGCGAGGCCGTGCAGGGCGTCACGGGGCTCACGATCCAGTACTACGCGCTCATCGACATGCAGGGCTTCTCCGAGATGGTGGACGCGCTCGGCGGCATCGACATCGACGTGAAGCGCCGCATCGGCATGGGATCCGGCCACGACGACAAGTTCCGGCCGGTGCCCATCCCCGAGTGGATCGAGCCGGGTCAGCAGAAGCTCGACGGCTACCACGCGCTCTGGTACGCGCGGTCCCGCTACCAGACCACCGACTACGACCGCATGTCGCGCCAGCGCGAGGTGCAGCAGGCGGTGCTCAAGCAGTTCGACCCGGCCAACGTGCTCACCAAGTTCGACGCGATCGCCGAGGCCGGCCAGCAGGTCGTGAAGACCGACATGCCGCGCGGCATGCTCGGCTACTTCACGCAGCTCGCGCTGAAGACGAAGGACCAGCCCATCGACGACCTGGAGATCGTGCCGCCCCGGTTCGACTCGCAGAAGCCCGACTTCCCGGCCATCCGACAGGCGATCCAGCAGCAGTTCGCGAACGGCTCCGCGGGCTGATCCCGGGGGCGGAGCGGCGCCTACAGGTCGGCGTGCAGCTGCCAGACCTTCTCGGCGGAGTCGCGCCAGCTGAAGGCCCGGGCGCGGTCCTGGCCGACCACGGCGAGGCGCTCGCGCGCGGCGGTGTCGGACAGCAGGCCGCCGATGGCCTCGGCGAGGCGCAGCGGGTAGCCGGCGGCGTCCTCGCGGGGCACCACGACGCCCGCATCCGCCGCGACCTCGAGGAGGGCCGGCGCGTCCGAGTGCACGACGGGCGTGCCGAAGGACAGCGCCTCCACGACCGGCAGGCCGAAGCCCTCCGAGAGGCTCGGGTGCACGAAGACCGTGGCGCGGTCGAGGGCGACGGCGAGGTCGGCGTCCGTGAGGGATCCGAGGCTCCGCACGCGCGACGGGTCGATGCCCGCCTCGTCGGCCACCTGCGCGAGCTCGACGTCACCCCACGTGGCGGGGCCCACGATGAGGAGCGGCAGGTCGCCGGTCTCGGGCCGGGCCAGCGCCTCCACGAGCGCCTGGACGCCCTTGCGCGGCTCGAGGCTCCCGACGGTGAGCAGGTAGTCGGCCGGCAGGTCGAGCTCGGCGGCACGGGTGGCGGGATCCTCGGGCAGGGCGAGGCGCGGGCTCACGGCCCCGCCGATCACCCGCACCCGGTCGCCCAGGTCGACGTAGCGCGCCAGCTCCTCGGCCAGCGCGTGCGAGGGCACCACGACGGCGTCGGCGTGCTTGCGCGCGCGCTTGGCCATGGCCTTCGTCCAGGAGACGGAGGCGCTCGTCATGCTCTCGGGGTGCGTCCACGCGTTGACGTCGTGGATGGTGGCGACGATCTGGTCGTTCGTGTTCACGCGGTCGTGGCGGCGCAGCGGCGCGAGGAGGCCGGGCGCGTGGACCATGCCGGTCGTGCCGGGCGTCGGGAGGCCCAGCTGCCAGGCGCGGGAGAGCTCGCGACGGGGGAGCGGGACGCGCGTGATGCGCGCGAGGCCCGGCAGGCGCGCCTCGAGGTCGGCCGTCTGCTCGGGCGTGATCGCGGAGACGACCCCCTCGACCTCGCACCCGCT
Proteins encoded in this window:
- a CDS encoding PH domain-containing protein encodes the protein MAHTGDTERYAPGEGGRALPVRGSRRARRKAEKEERRRVAEDDAGRLTSSRDVDPRLGRPVAPPAAPTTQVAAADPERVLVRLRPHGRALTLPVLLLLAICLTGGYFGGWFPEPWENALLLLSLAGVAVFVTLLPVLVWLNRRYTVTTRRLIVSHGFFVRTRQELLHSRGYDVTLRRGPLQHLHRSGHVTINAGLESPVVLRDVPSAVLVVQALQDLMEENANVVAARRRQEESRRGRPGDPSWRPQDEARSVWPDDTQPCQRG
- the purE gene encoding 5-(carboxyamino)imidazole ribonucleotide mutase, whose translation is MEPVNPDTPALVGLVMGSDSDWNVMEKASLALDALGIAHEVEVLSAHRTPERMIAYGKSARERGIRVIVAGAGGAAHLPGMIASVTTLPVIGVPVPLATLDGMDSLLSIVQMPAGVPVATVSIGGAENAGLLAARILSTSDDRIADALARHRAELAELVERKNAALQQKVSSRT
- a CDS encoding acyl-CoA carboxylase subunit beta, producing the protein MYTTAGKLADLKRRYHEAVTASGEAAIEKQHARGKMTARERIHQLLDHGSFVELDEFVRHRTHAFGMDAKRPYGDSVVTGTGTINGRQVAVYSQDFTIFGGSLGEVAGEKIIKVMELAIKTGVPIIGILDSGGARIQEGVVALGKYGEIFRLNTRASGVIPQISLIMGPAAGGAVYSPALTDFVIMVDKTSHMFVTGPDVIKTVTGEEVGFEELGGALTHNKVSGVAHYLASDEDDALDYARTLLGFLPDNNLAELPEFPRTVDLEMTARDHELDTVIPDSPNQPYDMRTIIERIVDDGEFLETQPLFAPNIIVGFARVEGRSVGIVANQPNAMAGTLNIEAGEKASRFVRFCDAFSIPILTLVDVPGYLPGTEQEWTGVIRRGAKLLYAYAEATVPLVTVITRKAYGGAYIVMGSKQLGADINLAWPTAEIAVMGGQGAVNILYRGEIKGAEQAGEDVAAVRTRLANEYTYNVASPFLAAERGELDNVIQPAATRASVVKALRALRTKRASLPPKKHGNIPL
- a CDS encoding LCP family protein; amino-acid sequence: MSLTQPIRHPDTRSPRIMTTRAWWLVMLNVLIPGSAQVLAGNRRLGRIGLASTLAVWALAVVVGGLALFARGPLIQIVSQEWVLLAAQVLLAAYAVVWVVLALDTLRLARIIRAAPGARPIIAALSVLLMVGTAGSAGYAAYLVGVGRGALGGIFGDYATEAPVDGRYNIMLLGGDAGSDRAGLRPDSITVVSIDADTGRATMVGLPRDMEKVPFSDGSPLKERYPNGYQRCDVDACMLNSIYTEVEVYKQDLYPDAKGKGSLPGIEAMREAVQGVTGLTIQYYALIDMQGFSEMVDALGGIDIDVKRRIGMGSGHDDKFRPVPIPEWIEPGQQKLDGYHALWYARSRYQTTDYDRMSRQREVQQAVLKQFDPANVLTKFDAIAEAGQQVVKTDMPRGMLGYFTQLALKTKDQPIDDLEIVPPRFDSQKPDFPAIRQAIQQQFANGSAG
- a CDS encoding glycosyltransferase family 4 protein translates to MTTTLRVIIDQLTGPTPGGIGRYAEDLTSAIVAATPSGCEVEGVVSAITPEQTADLEARLPGLARITRVPLPRRELSRAWQLGLPTPGTTGMVHAPGLLAPLRRHDRVNTNDQIVATIHDVNAWTHPESMTSASVSWTKAMAKRARKHADAVVVPSHALAEELARYVDLGDRVRVIGGAVSPRLALPEDPATRAAELDLPADYLLTVGSLEPRKGVQALVEALARPETGDLPLLIVGPATWGDVELAQVADEAGIDPSRVRSLGSLTDADLAVALDRATVFVHPSLSEGFGLPVVEALSFGTPVVHSDAPALLEVAADAGVVVPREDAAGYPLRLAEAIGGLLSDTAARERLAVVGQDRARAFSWRDSAEKVWQLHADL
- a CDS encoding GtrA family protein, with the translated sequence MSPRRSLASLGVQIAQFGVVGGAGFLVDLAVFNLLRATVLHPDAVEAGPLLAKVASTVVAIAVNWVGNRCWTFGKQRTTRRGREALEFLAVSLLGMVIGLACLYVSHYALGYTSPLADNVSANVIGLGLGSAVRFVLYRQWVYSPARRHAAPQAAARTDDADRVAVP
- a CDS encoding 5-(carboxyamino)imidazole ribonucleotide synthase produces the protein MIPAGPAHRPSPGRPEAPAGPRTCSEEDTMTPTVGVVGGGQLARMMIAPAVELGIEIRVLAEADGMSAGLAATAVGDYRDLDVVRAFARDVDVVTFDHEHVPQHVLRALVAEGVAVHPGPDALLVAQDKLLMRERLEQLGVPVPIWARVADRQALAAFLADNGGVAVVKTPRGGYDGKGVRVVRSADEADDWFAALGAGDALLAEELVDYARELAQSVARRPSGDIAVWPVVESIQRDGVCAEVIAPAHGASSRLREAAEEMARGIADGLGVTGVLAVELFETVDGRLLVNELAMRPHNTGHWSMDGAVTGQFEQHLRAVLDLPLGSTRPLAPWSVMINVLGGPESGTVADRYPRALADQPDARFHFYGKDPRPGRKVGHVTVVGDDLDETAYRARAAAAFFRG
- a CDS encoding acyl-CoA carboxylase subunit epsilon — encoded protein: MSDARGSADAALGGFRVVGGSPTEEELAAATAVIAALAAQPAAEQPARRAPDAWQRSQRGVRGTLVPGPGRWRGFSG
- a CDS encoding biotin--[acetyl-CoA-carboxylase] ligase translates to MDLPLSRLAAPRLLALDRVGSTNDELSRRASADPAGWPDGSVVLTLDQTAGRGRRGRVWVAPPGRTLAVSVLCVPGRADLDPGWLPLVAGLALVATLRDVVPAPAEVTLKWPNDVHVDGRKVSGILGELVAPGRMLVGTGLNLTLEEAELPTPTSTSLRLAGVPDPDVDAVLAAYLREFRARYLAWAEADGDARAAGLVDDLTRTCATIGRDVRVELPGGGELLGRATGVDDDGRLTVESAGDPAVRSVAAGDVTHLRYQ